From the genome of Candidatus Thorarchaeota archaeon:
TGTGCGGCGTGATTGGGGCCATCAGGCGGACCCAGATGTCGGAGATGTAGGCCATTGTGCCCTCACGCTCCTCCTTGGGGACCTCCTGTCGCCTCAGGTACTGGTTGACTACCCGCGTCATCTCTGAGATGGCGGAGATTGCGTAGTCGCGTATGCGGAGAGCATCTAGGAACTCGGTGCACTCTCTGGCCAGAGAGTTCACGCGCGACACAACCCACAGTGTGGCAGCAGTGGGATGGTCCTTCCGAGTATAGACCCGTGGGGTCTTGGCCGAGTATCTGCGGACCGTTTCCACGAACTGGTTGAGCCGTGTTCGGACTGCAGGCACGTCACTCTCGCGCCAGTCCATCACGCTGCCTGATTCCGCCGCAGAGACCACGTAGGTCCGGTAGACATCCGCGCCGTACTTCTTGGGAATCTCGACCAGCGGGATGACACGTCCCTTGCTCTTGCTCATCTTGCTGCCTTCCATTATCAGGTGCTCGTTGAGACTGATGCACTTCAACCAGTGTCTCTTGGGGAATATGGCGACATGATGGAATATTGCAAAGCTGAGGTGGTTGGATATGTGAGAGGGAGCAGTGTGGCGCTGGTCATTGGGATACCAGTAGAGGAACTCCTCGTGCATCTCTTTCAACAGGGTCGCATCGATACCGGTCTCTGCGGACACCTTCTCCGGAGTGCTCTTCCCGAGAAAGACATAGTCGAAGAAGCTCAGAGTGAGCTGCTCCGGCTTCAGACGGTTCGCAGTTATCCTGTGGGCGATTGTGTAGTACGCCATGTAGATTGTGGAGTCGGATAGGGACTCGATTATCCACTCCGAGTCGAAGGGCAGTCGCGTACCAATTCCTCGCTTTCTGGCACAAGGCCTCTGACCCAACCAGTCAAATGTCGCCTCGAACAGGTTCCTGAAGGTCTCAGGGACAATCGCCATGTTGTTCAGAGCAGTCCATGCCTGCTCCTTCCAGCCGGGACTCGTGTAGTCCAAGAACCACTGTCCAGCAAACACACCCACTTCCACATCTGTACCGCACTTGCATATCACCGGTCTCAGGTCAGGCTCATAGAAGACATCACAACGACTGTTGGAGCGCATCCATGCCACGACCTCTTCCTTCACATCCTTTATGGCACGACCTGAGAACTGACCGCAGTTGTCCTTCATCACGCCCTCGTAGAACTCCGCCTTGTAAATCTCCTGAGTGGCTTCTTCTAGCGCAACAGACTCCTTCTGACTCTTGATTCCTCGCTTCTCCACAGCGTCCTTTGCAGGGAACTCGCCATAGCCCTTGATATCAATCATGCTGATGATCTGAATCGACCTGACGGACTCTGCGGTGATACCGAACCTCTCAAGTCCGGAGGGGTCATTCCACAGGTCTCTCAGGGCAATGTAGTCGAATGGAGCATGACCGGGTACCGAGTAGACGACACCCGTCGCATTGTTCGGGTCGACAAAGTCCGCAGGAAGAATGGGCATCTCATGCTCATTATGAACAGCCCGGAAGCTCTTGCCCACTATCTTTGAGCCGGGGAACGTCTCCAGTACTTCTACGTCCTTGGCCTGCAGCTTCATCTTCCTCACTGCCGCTTCTGAGACAACCCACTTCTCGTCGCCCACTCGCACCCATGCATA
Proteins encoded in this window:
- the leuS gene encoding leucine--tRNA ligase yields the protein MSEFAEIESKWQKRWKKDRVFEADPDPKRPKFYLTVPYPYTNGALHIGHGRTYTIGDVVARYKRMRGFNVLFPMASHMTGTPILGMVERVKAGDRVAIEQYKRDLRVYLPTEDAVEAQLAKFTDPWVVAKFFAEAIAADFNALGYSIDWRRRFTTGDKTYNKFIEWQYHKFMEKGYITRGNYPLLYCPKCGNPVGEDDLLEGADAKIKEFTAIKFGFEDGFIVPATLRPETIFGVTNIWINPVATYAWVRVGDEKWVVSEAAVRKMKLQAKDVEVLETFPGSKIVGKSFRAVHNEHEMPILPADFVDPNNATGVVYSVPGHAPFDYIALRDLWNDPSGLERFGITAESVRSIQIISMIDIKGYGEFPAKDAVEKRGIKSQKESVALEEATQEIYKAEFYEGVMKDNCGQFSGRAIKDVKEEVVAWMRSNSRCDVFYEPDLRPVICKCGTDVEVGVFAGQWFLDYTSPGWKEQAWTALNNMAIVPETFRNLFEATFDWLGQRPCARKRGIGTRLPFDSEWIIESLSDSTIYMAYYTIAHRITANRLKPEQLTLSFFDYVFLGKSTPEKVSAETGIDATLLKEMHEEFLYWYPNDQRHTAPSHISNHLSFAIFHHVAIFPKRHWLKCISLNEHLIMEGSKMSKSKGRVIPLVEIPKKYGADVYRTYVVSAAESGSVMDWRESDVPAVRTRLNQFVETVRRYSAKTPRVYTRKDHPTAATLWVVSRVNSLARECTEFLDALRIRDYAISAISEMTRVVNQYLRRQEVPKEEREGTMAYISDIWVRLMAPITPHISEELWSKMRREGYVSVAPWPMGDKKLIDSKAEAAQQVVEATIHDVREIVGLLRGRPISTAHLYVAPQWMFDAMESIRTADMPLIVGNLMKHLMSQDAYRAYGKEIKMLVDRIAKENGLWNHSDSAKSEKTTLEQSAGYMSTELGIKVVVHSAEHADYDPQSKARFALPGRVSIYLE